The Methanobacterium sp. Maddingley MBC34 genome window below encodes:
- a CDS encoding nitrogenase alpha chain/nitrogenase component I, alpha chain (PFAM: Nitrogenase component 1 type Oxidoreductase~TIGRFAM: nitrogenase component I, alpha chain; nitrogenase alpha chain), with protein MPHKLFEVDKDIPNRKKHTYVKDLADPTEEIPKCNTTTIPGCMTERGCAFAGVKGVITGAVKDVIHVVHSPVGCTTYGCGSKRYPTSPDLPNGDKVPIDQFNLKYIMGTDLKESDVVFGGMKKLRQSILEAAKEFPFVTAIYTYATCTTGLIGDDMDAVAKELSEEIGKDVVAFNAPGFSGPTQSKGHHVGNLTLFNKLVGTKEPPETTPYDINLIGEYNIDGDLWVLKKYFDEIGINLLSKFTGDCSHDEICWMHRAKLSLVRCQRSATYIADLIEEKYGIPYIKVDFFGPKYCAENLITVAKHFGLEENAEKLIKREMAEIQPKLDFYKEKLQGKTVWVFSGGPKNWHLPEPLKEHLGMETVAVSTMFEHEDGYEKIKERVGEGTVIIDDPNSLELEEIIEVYKPDIILSGIKEKYIAHKLGVPCVLIHSYENGPYMGFEGFLNLAQDIYASIYSPVWNMLEFEETIDDEEELEAEIEGIIQEPEINAPKKEQQKEAP; from the coding sequence ATGCCCCATAAACTTTTTGAAGTGGATAAAGACATTCCAAATAGAAAAAAACATACGTATGTAAAAGATTTAGCTGATCCAACCGAAGAAATCCCAAAATGTAATACAACCACCATTCCCGGATGTATGACAGAGAGAGGATGTGCATTTGCAGGAGTTAAAGGAGTTATAACTGGAGCCGTTAAGGACGTGATCCACGTGGTCCATTCACCAGTAGGATGTACCACATACGGTTGCGGAAGTAAAAGGTATCCCACTTCACCAGATCTTCCCAACGGAGACAAAGTTCCCATTGACCAGTTCAACCTGAAATACATCATGGGAACCGATCTTAAAGAATCCGATGTGGTTTTCGGAGGAATGAAAAAACTCAGACAATCCATTCTGGAAGCTGCTAAGGAATTCCCATTCGTAACCGCTATCTACACCTACGCCACATGTACCACCGGACTTATAGGGGACGATATGGATGCAGTTGCAAAAGAATTATCAGAAGAAATTGGAAAAGACGTGGTAGCATTTAATGCTCCCGGTTTTTCTGGCCCTACACAGTCTAAAGGACACCACGTAGGTAACTTAACCCTCTTCAACAAACTGGTGGGCACCAAAGAACCTCCAGAAACAACACCTTATGATATTAACCTTATCGGGGAATACAACATAGACGGAGACCTGTGGGTCTTAAAAAAGTACTTTGACGAAATTGGAATAAACTTACTCTCCAAATTCACTGGAGATTGCAGTCATGACGAGATATGCTGGATGCACCGGGCTAAATTAAGTCTGGTGAGGTGCCAGAGATCAGCCACCTACATTGCAGACTTAATCGAAGAAAAATACGGCATTCCCTACATTAAAGTGGACTTTTTCGGGCCAAAATACTGTGCAGAAAACTTGATAACTGTAGCCAAACATTTTGGGCTTGAAGAAAACGCTGAAAAACTCATAAAACGTGAAATGGCAGAAATACAGCCAAAATTAGATTTCTATAAAGAGAAACTTCAAGGCAAAACTGTGTGGGTATTTTCAGGAGGACCTAAAAACTGGCACCTTCCTGAACCATTAAAAGAACACCTTGGAATGGAAACAGTTGCCGTTTCAACCATGTTTGAACACGAAGATGGATATGAAAAGATCAAAGAACGTGTAGGCGAAGGAACCGTAATAATAGACGATCCTAACTCACTGGAACTTGAAGAAATCATTGAAGTCTACAAACCAGACATAATCCTCTCCGGGATAAAAGAGAAGTACATAGCCCATAAATTGGGAGTTCCATGCGTTTTAATCCATTCCTACGAAAATGGACCTTACATGGGCTTTGAAGGATTTTTAAACCTGGCTCAAGACATATATGCATCTATTTACAGCCCAGTGTGGAATATGCTGGAATTTGAAGAAACAATAGATGATGAAGAAGAATTAGAGGCAGAAATAGAAGGAATAATACAGGAACCGGAGATAAATGCTCCTAAAAAAGAACAACAAAAGGAGGCCCCATAA
- a CDS encoding nitrogenase molybdenum-iron cofactor biosynthesis protein NifE (PFAM: Nitrogenase component 1 type Oxidoreductase~TIGRFAM: nitrogenase molybdenum-iron cofactor biosynthesis protein NifE), which yields MLKNNKSHHNPQTGDEEVISSLDLPEIKIPEIPKDVISTLKSRRKHMCIKREGNESTPACNQASVPGMVTQRSCVYGGARVVLMPITDAIHLVHGPLGCASCTWDIRGSRSSGSELYRNGFSTDLQEKDIVFGGEKKLLETIIELNQLFKPAAIFVYATCVVGLIGDDLKSVCREATEITGSRVIPVQSEGFRSVNKSLGHQLACDAMIEYLIGTEPPHKSIKTPQKKIKTLKIDISPTDTAEESPTTTDYLINILGEFNVAGDFWAMKPLLEKIGVSIQAVITGDSRVEEIANAHLAHMNLVQCQKSSRYLADSMEERYSIPQIRVNFFGVEETSKSLRSIAEFFNDPTMMEAAENLIELETNRIKDAITPYRERLTGKKVAVYVGGNKAWSLIRAFEELGMEVLMTGTQNGLPEDYQRIKETVRDGTIIVDDANAMELARLLDKYQPDLLVSGAKEKYMSLKMGVAFCDFNHDRISSFAGFQGFLNFAREVDRAVSSPVWKYTPGIKKSSVLKNPFKSKPMVNKKSQRQYKCNLKSKDVIKCKKSVKECSTKPKISPEVM from the coding sequence ATGCTAAAGAATAATAAATCTCACCATAACCCTCAAACAGGGGATGAAGAAGTGATTTCTTCCCTGGATTTGCCGGAGATTAAGATTCCTGAAATACCAAAAGATGTGATAAGTACCCTGAAATCCCGAAGGAAGCACATGTGCATCAAAAGAGAGGGTAATGAATCTACTCCAGCATGTAACCAGGCCAGTGTTCCTGGAATGGTAACTCAGCGATCATGCGTCTATGGTGGGGCCCGGGTGGTTCTAATGCCTATAACCGATGCCATCCACCTGGTACACGGTCCCCTGGGCTGTGCATCATGCACCTGGGATATTCGTGGAAGCAGATCTTCAGGATCAGAACTCTATCGTAATGGATTCTCCACCGATCTCCAGGAAAAGGACATTGTCTTCGGAGGCGAGAAAAAACTCCTGGAAACCATCATCGAATTAAACCAGTTATTCAAGCCCGCTGCCATTTTCGTCTACGCCACCTGTGTGGTGGGATTAATTGGGGATGATCTTAAAAGTGTTTGCCGTGAAGCAACCGAAATCACCGGATCAAGAGTTATACCGGTCCAATCAGAAGGTTTCAGGAGTGTGAATAAATCGTTGGGACACCAGCTTGCCTGTGACGCAATGATAGAATACCTCATTGGTACCGAACCTCCCCATAAGAGTATCAAAACTCCCCAAAAGAAAATAAAAACTCTTAAAATAGATATTTCCCCCACAGATACGGCAGAAGAATCTCCGACAACAACGGATTACTTAATAAACATTTTAGGAGAGTTCAATGTGGCTGGAGATTTCTGGGCCATGAAACCACTTCTGGAAAAGATTGGAGTTTCCATCCAGGCTGTGATTACTGGAGACTCACGGGTTGAAGAGATAGCCAATGCTCATCTGGCTCATATGAACCTGGTACAGTGCCAGAAATCATCCCGTTATCTGGCGGATTCCATGGAAGAACGTTACAGTATTCCCCAGATCAGGGTAAACTTTTTCGGAGTTGAAGAAACCTCAAAATCCCTCAGATCCATTGCTGAATTTTTCAACGACCCAACAATGATGGAGGCAGCTGAAAATCTCATTGAATTGGAAACTAATCGAATTAAAGATGCCATCACCCCTTACAGGGAACGTTTGACTGGTAAAAAAGTGGCAGTCTATGTTGGTGGAAATAAGGCATGGTCTCTTATCAGAGCATTTGAAGAGCTGGGAATGGAAGTACTGATGACTGGAACTCAAAATGGGTTGCCTGAAGACTACCAGCGGATAAAGGAGACTGTGAGAGATGGAACCATCATTGTGGATGATGCCAATGCCATGGAACTGGCCAGACTCCTGGATAAATATCAACCCGATCTACTGGTTTCAGGAGCAAAAGAGAAATATATGTCACTGAAAATGGGAGTGGCTTTCTGTGACTTTAACCATGACCGGATCAGCTCTTTTGCTGGTTTTCAAGGATTCCTTAACTTTGCCAGGGAAGTGGACCGGGCAGTGTCAAGTCCAGTTTGGAAATACACTCCAGGCATAAAAAAAAGCTCAGTTTTAAAAAATCCATTTAAATCAAAGCCAATGGTGAATAAAAAAAGTCAAAGGCAATATAAGTGCAATTTAAAGTCTAAAGACGTAATTAAATGCAAAAAATCCGTAAAAGAATGTTCAACAAAACCAAAAATTTCCCCAGAGGTGATGTAA
- a CDS encoding nitrogenase iron protein (PFAM: 4Fe-4S iron sulfur cluster binding proteins, NifH/frxC family~TIGRFAM: nitrogenase iron protein) produces the protein MVRKIAIYGKGGIGKSTTTQNTATAMAHFHDKKVMIHGCDPKADSTRMILGGKMQTTMMDTLREEGEEACMELDKIMSTGFEGIKCVESGGPEPGVGCAGRGVITAITIMEQLKVYEDNDFVFFDVLGDVVCGGFAMPIRDGKAEEIYVVASGEMMALYAANNLCKGMVKYAEQSGVRLGGIICNSRNVDGEKELMEEFCKRIGTQLIHFVPRDNIVQKAEFNKRTVVDFDEECNQAHEYEELGRKIIENENFVIPTPMTMEELEELVIDYGLVD, from the coding sequence ATGGTAAGAAAAATAGCTATATACGGTAAAGGTGGAATTGGAAAGTCAACAACAACTCAAAACACAGCAACAGCCATGGCACACTTTCACGATAAGAAAGTGATGATACACGGCTGTGACCCCAAAGCAGACAGTACAAGAATGATCCTTGGGGGAAAAATGCAAACAACCATGATGGACACCCTGAGAGAAGAGGGAGAAGAAGCCTGTATGGAACTGGACAAAATTATGTCCACCGGTTTTGAAGGAATAAAATGTGTAGAATCCGGAGGACCTGAACCTGGTGTTGGATGTGCCGGTAGGGGAGTTATAACCGCCATAACAATCATGGAACAATTGAAAGTCTATGAAGACAATGACTTTGTTTTCTTCGATGTTCTAGGTGACGTTGTGTGCGGAGGATTCGCAATGCCCATCAGGGATGGGAAAGCAGAAGAGATCTACGTGGTCGCATCTGGAGAGATGATGGCACTGTACGCCGCCAACAACCTGTGCAAAGGTATGGTAAAATATGCAGAACAAAGCGGTGTGAGACTGGGAGGAATAATCTGTAACAGTCGAAACGTTGACGGGGAAAAAGAACTCATGGAAGAATTCTGTAAACGTATCGGGACACAATTGATACACTTCGTTCCTAGGGATAACATCGTGCAAAAAGCAGAATTCAACAAAAGAACTGTGGTTGACTTTGATGAAGAATGTAACCAGGCCCATGAGTACGAGGAATTAGGTAGAAAAATTATAGAAAACGAAAATTTCGTAATTCCAACCCCTATGACCATGGAAGAACTGGAAGAACTCGTTATAGATTATGGTTTAGTTGACTAA
- a CDS encoding nitrogenase molybdenum-iron cofactor biosynthesis protein NifN (PFAM: Nitrogenase component 1 type Oxidoreductase~TIGRFAM: nitrogenase molybdenum-iron cofactor biosynthesis protein NifN), which yields MHSTPKHVPPENVTSTGKSREDNKKKFAVINPCRMCQPMGAVQALLGIEGAMPLIHGSQGCSTYMRFQLCRHFREPINVSSTSMSESTVVYGGEKNLQKALETMNLQYHPTLIGVTSSCLTETIGDDVDGIINKFSETYFKLHKEELPPIITVSTPSYTGSHVEGYDKTIKSLIESLALPPMSDDKNDVINIIPGNLAPADVEEVKEILSLMELESIILTDTSESLHAPLDGSIEFLPSGGTTLDEIRQTANSKITLTLSKHVDSGGIFLKKRFSVPHITLPLPVGLENTDQFISTLSSLKNIENIPPELERDRGRLLDALVDSQAYNYGRKVAIYGDPDLVSGMVSFLTEMGMEPAIIATGTHSSKFSTDIQQIIRKTGHDPVILNGGDLYDLHQQVKKTGVDLLIGNSYGARIAVDENIPLFRVGFPIFDRVGAQRIRILGYKGSLNLLDQLTNTIIHHYYDEAGYELMDGVEN from the coding sequence TTGCACAGTACTCCTAAGCATGTCCCCCCAGAGAATGTTACATCAACTGGAAAATCCAGGGAGGATAATAAAAAGAAATTTGCCGTGATCAATCCCTGTAGAATGTGTCAGCCCATGGGTGCTGTGCAGGCTCTTCTGGGTATTGAAGGTGCCATGCCCCTTATACATGGTTCACAGGGGTGCAGTACCTATATGCGCTTCCAGTTATGCCGTCATTTCAGGGAACCAATTAACGTGTCATCCACATCCATGAGTGAGAGTACTGTGGTGTATGGAGGCGAAAAAAACCTTCAAAAGGCCTTGGAGACCATGAACTTACAGTATCATCCCACCCTGATTGGGGTGACCTCCAGTTGTCTCACTGAGACCATTGGGGATGATGTGGATGGCATAATAAATAAATTCAGTGAAACCTACTTTAAACTTCATAAAGAGGAACTTCCACCCATAATAACTGTATCCACTCCCAGTTATACTGGTTCTCATGTGGAAGGTTATGATAAAACCATTAAATCCCTCATAGAAAGTCTGGCTTTGCCCCCAATGTCCGATGATAAGAATGATGTAATCAACATCATCCCTGGAAATCTGGCCCCCGCAGATGTGGAGGAAGTTAAAGAGATACTCAGTCTTATGGAACTGGAGAGTATTATCCTCACAGATACCTCAGAATCACTTCATGCCCCCCTAGATGGATCTATAGAATTTTTACCCTCTGGAGGAACAACTTTAGATGAAATCAGACAGACTGCCAATTCAAAAATTACTTTAACCCTATCCAAACATGTAGATTCTGGTGGGATCTTCCTGAAGAAAAGATTCAGTGTTCCCCATATCACACTACCCCTCCCGGTGGGACTGGAGAACACTGATCAATTCATCAGCACCCTCTCCTCTCTGAAAAATATTGAAAACATTCCCCCAGAACTGGAACGCGACCGTGGTAGATTACTGGATGCTTTGGTTGATTCTCAGGCATATAACTACGGGCGGAAAGTGGCAATCTACGGAGACCCTGATTTAGTGTCAGGTATGGTGAGTTTCCTGACTGAAATGGGTATGGAACCGGCTATTATAGCCACCGGAACCCATAGTAGCAAATTCAGCACAGACATTCAACAAATCATCCGTAAAACTGGACATGACCCGGTGATACTCAATGGTGGAGATCTCTACGATCTGCACCAGCAGGTTAAAAAAACAGGAGTAGATCTCCTGATAGGAAACTCTTACGGAGCCCGTATAGCCGTTGATGAGAACATTCCCCTGTTCCGAGTTGGATTTCCAATATTTGACCGGGTTGGTGCCCAGAGAATCCGTATTTTAGGTTACAAGGGAAGTTTAAATCTTTTGGACCAGCTCACCAACACCATCATCCATCACTACTATGATGAAGCAGGTTATGAGTTAATGGATGGTGTGGAGAATTAA
- a CDS encoding nitrogenase molybdenum-iron protein (PFAM: Nitrogenase component 1 type Oxidoreductase): MSCANVMKRDRTAVINPLVTCQPMGAMYAVAGIRRGLPLVHGSQGCSTFVRYSFSRHFREPSEIAVTSLHEDAAVFGGRKNLISGIGNLAVRFKPSVIGAISTCSSEIIGDDMEGFIKIAKEELKEKMGEKEAEKIKIVAISTPSFVENHFKGYDNAIKALVTNLAQDPGDANEKVNIIPGMVNPGDIREIKHILSLMGVEGIVLTDISDPFDSPLRPSATETRPFYPKGGTTVEEIADSPNSLGTISLCEYSGSGALSLEKKYNVPAAVGPIPIGVRNTDQFLRNLKKFTDLEIPDSLLDERGLLIDSMADLASRYLFGRKVAIFGDPAISAGIARFVCELGMIPSVVCTGVENPEFVSEMEKVAKESDEPVDVMIGSDLRALEVKLEEEPVELMIGHSDGRLFAKHLDIPLVRVGYPVYDRAGYHRVPIVGYNGSVNLIDRITNTVFEKYYDKEHWKLQQ; the protein is encoded by the coding sequence ATGAGCTGTGCCAATGTAATGAAAAGGGATCGAACTGCCGTAATTAATCCTCTGGTTACCTGTCAGCCCATGGGTGCCATGTACGCAGTTGCAGGGATAAGAAGAGGACTCCCATTAGTCCACGGTTCTCAAGGATGCTCCACATTTGTCCGATACTCATTCTCCCGCCACTTCCGTGAACCATCTGAAATTGCAGTAACATCACTGCACGAAGATGCCGCAGTCTTTGGTGGTAGGAAAAACCTGATATCGGGTATTGGAAACCTGGCAGTCAGATTTAAACCAAGTGTGATCGGTGCCATAAGCACCTGTTCCAGTGAAATTATTGGAGATGATATGGAAGGTTTCATTAAAATAGCTAAGGAAGAACTGAAAGAAAAAATGGGAGAAAAAGAAGCGGAAAAAATAAAAATTGTTGCAATAAGCACTCCCAGTTTTGTAGAAAACCATTTCAAAGGCTATGATAATGCCATTAAAGCTCTGGTCACAAATCTGGCTCAGGATCCAGGAGATGCCAATGAAAAAGTTAACATAATTCCAGGAATGGTTAACCCAGGAGATATCAGAGAAATAAAGCACATACTGAGTTTAATGGGAGTTGAGGGTATTGTACTTACCGATATATCCGATCCCTTCGACTCTCCACTAAGACCATCAGCAACAGAAACCAGACCATTCTATCCCAAAGGAGGAACAACTGTTGAAGAGATAGCTGATTCTCCAAACAGTTTAGGTACCATATCTTTATGCGAATATTCTGGTTCAGGTGCTCTTTCATTGGAGAAAAAATACAATGTCCCGGCTGCAGTAGGTCCCATACCCATAGGAGTTCGTAATACAGATCAGTTCCTCAGAAACTTGAAGAAATTCACAGATCTGGAAATTCCAGACTCCTTACTAGATGAAAGAGGATTACTAATCGATTCAATGGCAGATCTAGCATCAAGGTATCTTTTCGGACGAAAAGTAGCCATATTCGGGGACCCCGCTATAAGTGCAGGGATAGCCCGCTTTGTATGTGAACTGGGAATGATTCCATCTGTGGTTTGTACTGGTGTTGAAAATCCAGAATTCGTTAGTGAAATGGAAAAAGTAGCCAAAGAATCTGATGAACCAGTAGATGTCATGATAGGAAGCGATCTAAGAGCTTTAGAGGTTAAACTAGAAGAAGAACCAGTAGAATTGATGATCGGCCACTCTGATGGTAGATTATTTGCCAAACACTTGGATATTCCACTGGTAAGAGTTGGATACCCAGTTTATGACCGAGCAGGATACCACAGGGTCCCTATTGTTGGATATAACGGTTCTGTTAATCTAATAGACAGAATAACCAATACCGTGTTTGAAAAATATTACGACAAAGAACACTGGAAGCTACAGCAGTGA
- a CDS encoding nitrogen regulatory protein PII (PFAM: Nitrogen regulatory protein P-II): MKEIIAIIRPNKMTQTKDVLNALGFPAMTAQRVMGRGKQKAIIGEVSFDIQNETLLKEEGTMRYIPKRLISLIVPDEDVSLIVEAIMRVNQTGQNGDGKLFVCPIDEAVRVRTNERGTKALI, translated from the coding sequence ATGAAAGAAATAATAGCAATAATCCGCCCCAACAAAATGACTCAAACTAAGGACGTTCTAAACGCCCTTGGATTTCCTGCAATGACTGCACAAAGAGTAATGGGGCGAGGAAAGCAGAAAGCAATAATTGGAGAGGTATCCTTTGACATACAGAACGAAACCCTTCTAAAAGAGGAAGGTACCATGCGATACATACCTAAACGACTTATATCGCTAATTGTACCCGATGAAGATGTTTCTTTAATTGTTGAAGCCATTATGAGAGTTAACCAGACCGGACAAAACGGTGATGGTAAATTATTTGTATGCCCTATAGATGAGGCAGTGAGGGTAAGAACCAATGAACGAGGGACAAAAGCCCTGATTTAG
- a CDS encoding anaerobic dehydrogenase, typically selenocysteine-containing (PFAM: Molybdopterin oxidoreductase; Molydopterin dinucleotide binding domain; Molybdopterin oxidoreductase Fe4S4 domain): protein MREVLTACTADCPGTCSIIAQVENERIVKLRGNPEHEITSGFICKNMKHYLEERFYSDRRILHPLKKEDGEWVQIGWDEALNIATSKIRNACENYGSQSILYYQGYGARTALRIINRRFFNLLGGVSTLCGSICGGTGQAGQEIDMGVRISHDPLDHLNSNVILVWGRNPAVTDVHLWKIIIQARRKGVKLVVIDPVNTPTSRRADIYLQPVPGSDSFLAIAIAKIILKEGFFDEEFINKNTEYFQDYQELLNDYSLNELSKITDVPLDDLYELARLYASGHPSSIILGWGLQRYRQSHLTFRLIDALAAITGNIGKSGGGVSHGFDEYGYFNHQHALDDQAPNQRKLTIPIVGEEIIQTQDPPIKLIFITAGNPLAMLANTPKVKKAFQSVDDVIMVDHFLNDTADVANLFLPATSFLEEEDLVGSYGHNWISPLNPVIKPGGEARSELQIFQELAVKLGFGEEMAGSPREWLGKLAEPIIHEGISLEELLRKPYRFPSAPVTPFSDGNFETESGNYEFPTELHLKIADAMINENFKLNNGFNLRLLSVSPRDWIGSEIPENEHGKSVLVVQIHPKVLKEIDIEDGEEVWLESRQGRLLVKVKENNGLRPDYVLTHRGGWRKYNKCVNILTPDLVSDQGNGAPYYETFVRLKRTI from the coding sequence ATGAGGGAAGTTTTAACAGCATGTACAGCCGACTGTCCAGGAACATGCAGTATCATCGCCCAAGTAGAAAATGAAAGAATTGTTAAACTACGTGGAAATCCTGAACATGAGATAACCAGCGGTTTTATCTGCAAGAATATGAAACACTACTTAGAAGAGCGATTTTACAGCGATAGAAGAATTTTACATCCATTGAAGAAAGAAGATGGGGAATGGGTGCAGATAGGCTGGGATGAAGCCCTGAATATAGCAACCAGTAAAATAAGGAATGCTTGTGAAAACTATGGAAGCCAGTCGATCCTTTACTATCAGGGATACGGGGCCCGTACTGCTCTTAGAATTATTAATCGTCGCTTTTTTAATCTATTAGGTGGTGTTTCCACCCTTTGCGGATCAATATGCGGAGGAACCGGGCAGGCAGGTCAGGAAATTGATATGGGAGTGAGAATATCCCATGACCCCCTCGATCACCTTAACAGTAATGTTATACTGGTTTGGGGGAGGAATCCTGCAGTCACCGATGTTCATCTGTGGAAGATCATTATCCAGGCTCGCCGGAAAGGGGTTAAACTGGTGGTCATTGATCCGGTGAACACCCCAACCAGCCGTAGAGCAGATATATACCTGCAGCCGGTTCCAGGTTCTGACAGTTTTTTGGCCATTGCCATTGCCAAAATAATATTAAAAGAAGGTTTCTTTGATGAAGAATTCATAAACAAGAATACAGAATACTTCCAGGATTACCAGGAGTTACTGAATGATTACAGCCTGAATGAACTTTCCAAAATAACCGATGTCCCCCTGGACGACCTTTATGAACTGGCAAGATTATACGCATCTGGTCATCCCAGTAGCATCATATTAGGTTGGGGTTTGCAACGTTACAGACAGAGTCATCTGACTTTCCGCCTTATCGATGCATTGGCTGCCATTACCGGGAACATTGGCAAAAGTGGTGGGGGCGTAAGTCATGGTTTTGATGAATACGGATACTTCAACCACCAGCATGCCCTTGATGATCAGGCACCTAATCAAAGGAAACTGACCATACCCATTGTTGGTGAAGAAATCATCCAGACACAGGATCCTCCTATTAAACTCATTTTTATCACTGCAGGGAATCCTTTAGCAATGCTGGCCAACACCCCCAAAGTTAAAAAAGCATTTCAAAGTGTTGATGATGTTATAATGGTCGATCATTTCCTTAATGATACTGCTGATGTGGCGAATCTCTTTTTACCAGCAACCAGCTTTTTGGAAGAGGAAGATCTGGTGGGCAGCTATGGTCATAACTGGATATCACCCCTCAACCCCGTTATCAAACCCGGTGGTGAGGCCAGATCCGAATTACAGATATTCCAGGAATTAGCAGTGAAACTTGGATTTGGAGAGGAAATGGCAGGATCACCACGTGAATGGCTGGGCAAACTAGCAGAACCCATAATCCATGAGGGAATATCACTGGAAGAACTTCTAAGAAAACCCTACAGATTCCCATCCGCCCCAGTTACCCCCTTTTCTGATGGCAACTTCGAAACTGAATCCGGGAATTATGAATTCCCAACTGAACTTCATCTCAAAATTGCAGATGCGATGATAAATGAAAATTTCAAATTAAATAATGGCTTTAACCTTCGATTACTATCAGTTAGTCCCAGAGATTGGATAGGTTCGGAAATACCTGAAAATGAACATGGAAAAAGTGTTCTTGTAGTACAAATCCATCCAAAAGTTCTTAAAGAAATAGATATTGAAGATGGTGAAGAAGTCTGGCTTGAATCAAGGCAGGGCAGACTTTTAGTTAAAGTTAAGGAAAATAATGGCCTTAGACCGGATTACGTTCTCACCCATAGGGGCGGATGGCGAAAATATAACAAGTGTGTGAATATTCTGACACCTGATCTGGTAAGTGACCAGGGAAATGGAGCTCCTTACTATGAAACTTTTGTTAGATTGAAAAGAACTATTTAG
- a CDS encoding nitrogen regulatory protein PII (PFAM: Nitrogen regulatory protein P-II), with protein MVIKKMKMIRAIVRPDKTEEVVDSLAEAGYVALTKMDVIGRGKQKGIQVDKIYYDELPKTMILLVAEDDATPQIVDLINESAFTGSFGDGKIFISPVDEAYTVRTRSSEL; from the coding sequence ATGGTGATTAAGAAAATGAAAATGATTAGAGCAATAGTACGCCCAGATAAAACTGAAGAAGTGGTTGATTCACTGGCAGAAGCTGGTTATGTGGCTTTAACCAAAATGGATGTTATTGGGCGTGGAAAACAAAAGGGTATTCAGGTGGATAAAATTTACTACGATGAATTACCTAAAACAATGATTCTACTGGTTGCAGAAGACGATGCCACTCCCCAAATCGTTGATTTAATAAATGAATCAGCATTTACCGGGAGTTTTGGTGATGGAAAAATATTCATTAGCCCAGTAGATGAAGCATACACCGTAAGAACGCGCAGTAGTGAACTTTAA
- a CDS encoding hypothetical protein (PFAM: Dinitrogenase iron-molybdenum cofactor) — protein MKIAVASSDGETVDQHFGQASHYLIFQMGKGGLEFVELREKSKKPIYDHEYRWKRGLEILKDCRVVFCRRIGEEPRQKLQEMGIEVVESKKETITNAITGYLASVIQEIKSNKKMEGEDAPDRD, from the coding sequence ATGAAGATCGCAGTTGCCTCTAGCGATGGTGAGACAGTAGACCAGCACTTTGGACAGGCCAGCCACTATCTCATCTTCCAGATGGGAAAAGGAGGCCTCGAATTTGTAGAATTGAGGGAAAAAAGTAAAAAACCAATTTACGATCATGAATATCGTTGGAAAAGAGGTTTGGAAATTTTAAAAGATTGCAGAGTAGTATTTTGTCGAAGAATAGGTGAGGAACCCCGTCAAAAACTACAGGAAATGGGAATTGAAGTAGTAGAATCAAAAAAAGAGACCATAACAAATGCTATAACCGGTTACCTTGCTTCGGTTATCCAGGAAATAAAATCAAATAAGAAAATGGAGGGAGAAGATGCCCCGGATAGAGATTGA